One Salvia splendens isolate huo1 chromosome 1, SspV2, whole genome shotgun sequence genomic window, ATCACATTGAATGACTCACACAAGTAGGAATGTTGATTCAATATGAAACCTACAAGTTGGCGCCAATTTGATAGAGTTAAAAGTTACATATTTATAGCTTAAAGAAAAAACCACAACCTAAATTAGCCTAACCGAATAGCCCACAATATGATAGGAGGGTTGGCCCGAAATAAACCTGAATCCCATAGGGTTGATCTGAACTGAATTAATTctcattatttaaattatgattattattagtgatttttttcaattgtatatgaaaatatattgactaattattattttatttctttatatttatcataaaaatattatttgtaaaaataataaaattattattatttagaagaaaaaaaaattgtattatcATCAGTCAATGGGATACATATTTATTTCAAGTTGAAATAACACTAGTTTGTATATGTAGTCGCATATTAAAGATATAATGACTTTTTTAGCGTGATTGGCCCATCAAATTAACCCAAAACTTGAAAATTTAGAGTTAGAATTGATAATTTATATTATCCGTACCTGTATGAAACACGTCTATAGTCCTTTATTGTGTGGTAAGTACTCAATTTGAGTCCATTGAGCCCAACCAATGTTCATAGCATGCCCATAAATAGTGTGTCAGTATCTCCATTTTATATCTAAAATAGCATGCATAGAATACGGCGGCTAATTAATTTGGCGGCggtaattaaataaatctatttatgaTATTTTCGTAATTAATACGCCACATTTACCACTTCATAACATACACAACGTAACGCGACACGCTCCTTCACAAACTtaattagttcattataaaattattaaaacttgatcacattttttaatcatttattgaatttataaataaaactgACAAACTGAAATTGATGCTTacttaatttataaaagtaataatattaaaaaatttgtatatattagattaaaatttataaagaaaataaatactcctaaaacTAATGTCTTTAACTCTTAACACTATTATGCCAAGGTGGTCAATGGATAACAAAAGAGGGTCATTTCTTGTGTTagcataaaaaaaaactaaaaagagCGATATTGAATCTCAGAAGAACTCACTTTATATGGAGTAGTCTCTTGGCATTTCAAAAATGACTAAGGTTGAAATCGACTTAACAAAGTCATTGTTTATAGACTATGCTCGCataaaatatatagtactactccatttgttttgtttaaagaatgtattttttttctaaatgtaTGACCTATTCAtgatactccattcgtccccaataaacttttcattttattatttcatgCGTCCATCAATAACttcttatttgttttataatactatacacccaccttccactaatattttcaaccaactttctactatattttataaaacTAGTGTCGGGTCAAAACTTCCGTTGTATTAGTGGATAGAACtcacggaaggagtatatttttaaactagaaaaccattccttttattttattttattttattttattttattttattttattttattttattttattttattttattttattttattttatttttattatgtacATATAGATGTAGAGTGATAACAAATGTTATCAAGAAAGACAACATGGaaatctctctcacacacactaTCTTCATCTCTTTGCTTCCATCTTTTCTGTATCTATTACTATTAGCATTTCGCCCAATTTTCCTCACAAAATCCCTAAAATTTCCTCCAAGTCCGCCATTGTCACTCCCAATCATCGGCCACCTCTATCTCTTCAAAAAACCCTTGCATCAAACCTTAGCAAAAATCTCCCAAAAATACGGCCCAATTCTACTCCTTCAGTTCGGTTCCCGCCCCGTTCTCGTCGTCTCCTCCCCCGCAGCGGCAGAGGAATGCTTCACGAAAAACGACGTCGTCTTCGCCAACCGCCCGAGGCTGCTGGCCGGGAAGCACCTCGGCTACGGCTACACCACCCTCGTGTGGTCCCCCTACGGCCACAACTGGCGCAGCCTCCGCCGCATCGCCACCGTCGAGATTCTGTCCGCTCATCGCCTCCAGATGTTCGCCGACGTGCGGCAGGACGAGATCCGCCACCTCGTGCGCCGCCTCCTCAACGGCGGCGGAGAAAGCGAGGACGGATACCGAGCGGTCGATATGAAATCGGCCTTCTTCGAGACGATGGCGAACGTGATGATGCTGACGATCGGCGGAAAGCGATACTACGACGACGTTTTGGGGAATTCGGAGGAAAAATTAAGATTCAAAGAGATCGTAGCGGAGACTTTCGCAGTGAGCGGCGCCACTAATATTGGGGATTTCGTGCCGATTTTGAGGTGGATTGGGATGGATAAGATCGAAAACAAGCTGAGGGCGTTGCAAGTGAAAAGAGATAATTTCATGCAGGATTTGATCGATGAGCACAGAAAAATCAAATCGGAGAAACAGAGAAATTCAACATTGATCCATGTGCTTTTGTCGTTACAAGAGAATGATCCTCAAAATTACAATGATGAAATCATCAGAGGCATGATGCAGGTTTGGATAAACAATTAATTCACTAATTTAATTGCAAATTTGTAATGGTTGATTTTTTTCGCAAATTTTTGACCAGGTGATGCTGACAGCTGGAACGGACACGTCAGCATCAACAATGGAATGGGCAATGTCGCTCTTGCTCAACAATCCGGACGCGCTAATAAAGGCACGAGCCGAGATTGACTGTGAAATCGGTCATTCTCGACTCGTAGATGACTCCGACCTCCCTCGCCTGCCCTATCTACAGGCGGTCATAAAAGAGACGTTACGCCTATGCCCGGTGGGGCCGATGCTTGTCCCACACGAGTCGGCGGCTGGTTGTACGGTTGGGGGATACAGGGTGCCTAGCGGGACAATGTTGCTTGTGAACGCGTGGGCCATACAGAGAGATCCTAAGGTGTGGGAGGATCCGATGAAATTTAAGCCCGAGAGATTCTTTGACTTAGATGGGAAGAAAGAAGGATCGTTTGTGATGATGCCCTTTGGATATGGGAGGAGAGGGTGCCCTGGTGAGAACATGGCGTTACGTGTCGTAGGCCTAGTCCTGGCGTCGCTCATTCAGTGCTTTGAATGGGAGCGCCTTGATTGGGAGATGGTGGATATGTCCGAGGGGTCGGGGCTTACCATGCCCAAGGCTCAACCGCTCGTAGCGAGATGTAGGCCACGGGCAACGGAATTGCTTCAACATATTTGAACCAATTCGAAGTTAATAATTAATGTGTTTTTAATTTGTATAGAAAATAGTTTATACTACTAGTTTGTTTATACTAGCAAAATATTTGAACATATTTTGTTTATGCTACATGCGTCGAGGTTTAAAACAGGCCACATTATGTGGATGACAATAATTGACGGTAAATTTCTTCTTTATAAAGTGTTTCTGTATCTATTAATTTCTACGTTTGTTGGTTTTTTCTACGatgatttttgtatttattttgtttgtagTACAAGTTAGGGGACTGAATTATGTTTAGGGCTCGTTTGTTTGCCATGTTAGGTATTGATAAGCCCACTTATCTCCCTTATATCTTCCGTTTGTTTGCCATGTTAGTGAATCTTCCTGATCCGGGGAAATAAAAGCGACCCGGTTCAAATCATGTTATTTAACTACTCTTCTTTAGATAACTCTAACACAACAAAAGTTAGCGATAGGCATTATCACAATTTTCCCGCTTGGCTTTACCAAGTACTTGTGACCTtattgtccctccaccttctTCTATCTACATCCCTATTCCTCACGCCAAATTCAATTTTTCTCATAAGGCAGTTACCAGGAGTGGCGAATCATATTTTCAGGTACGaccttgtttttttttgttttgattaattGGGCGATAGAGAGCGACTAAGACGTCTGCGAGATTCGATGGTTGGGGTTTTATTTGAGTGTACGTCTATGAGATTTCTTCTGTGATCTTCTTTCCAGTAATTGATAGGGTTGTGTGTTTGCAATTGATCGAGATGGAAATTAGATGAGGTTCTAAATTGGTTTTCTGTTGTTCCTTTCAATTAATTTCGATGTCATTAGACTTGCTGCATTTGCCGtgacaatttattttttttgtaattcaGATTTCAAAATCAATCTAGGGAGCCTTTGGTTGGAGTCATTTATTTCTCAAAAATTTGGAGGTTGTGGTGTTTCTTAATGATGAGATGTCAATTACACTACGTTCTAAATCAATTTCAGTTGTTGTCCGTTGAAGCAAATTGGATGTGATTAAGATTAAAGTCTT contains:
- the LOC121754241 gene encoding cytochrome P450 81Q32-like, whose translation is MEISLTHTIFISLLPSFLYLLLLAFRPIFLTKSLKFPPSPPLSLPIIGHLYLFKKPLHQTLAKISQKYGPILLLQFGSRPVLVVSSPAAAEECFTKNDVVFANRPRLLAGKHLGYGYTTLVWSPYGHNWRSLRRIATVEILSAHRLQMFADVRQDEIRHLVRRLLNGGGESEDGYRAVDMKSAFFETMANVMMLTIGGKRYYDDVLGNSEEKLRFKEIVAETFAVSGATNIGDFVPILRWIGMDKIENKLRALQVKRDNFMQDLIDEHRKIKSEKQRNSTLIHVLLSLQENDPQNYNDEIIRGMMQVMLTAGTDTSASTMEWAMSLLLNNPDALIKARAEIDCEIGHSRLVDDSDLPRLPYLQAVIKETLRLCPVGPMLVPHESAAGCTVGGYRVPSGTMLLVNAWAIQRDPKVWEDPMKFKPERFFDLDGKKEGSFVMMPFGYGRRGCPGENMALRVVGLVLASLIQCFEWERLDWEMVDMSEGSGLTMPKAQPLVARCRPRATELLQHI